A genomic window from Centroberyx gerrardi isolate f3 chromosome 14, fCenGer3.hap1.cur.20231027, whole genome shotgun sequence includes:
- the ccnq gene encoding cyclin-Q has translation MEGPSSRLSGTPDGPTWLAGRRGSGEDAETDPARDTKTHFRVCRFIMETGVKLGMRSVPVATACVLFHRFFECVSVRVYEPYLVAMSCVYLAGKVEEQHLRTRDIINVSHRYFNSGSAPLECDKEFWDLRDSVVQCELLILRQLNFHVSFQHPHKYLLHYLSSVRSLVNRHAWSRTPVAETAWALLRDCYHGPMCIRHAPQHIAIATLYLALNSYGVELPVGEREWWQVLCEDVTKADIDAVISDLLQLYDMDAKCI, from the exons ATGGAGGGGCCGTCCTCTCGGTTGTCTGGTACGCCGGATGGACCGACGTGGCTGGCGGGCAGGAGAGGCTCGGGTGAGGATGCAGAGACTGACCCTGCCCGGGACACGAAAACACACTTCCGCGTTTGTCGGTTCATCATGGAGACAG gagtgaagctgggCATGCGCTCGGTGCCTGTGGCCACGGCGTGTGTGTTGTTCCACCGTTTCTTcgagtgtgtgagcgtgcgcgTGTACGAGCCCTACCTGGTGGCCATGAGCTGTGTGTATCTGGCCGGCAAAGTGGAGGAGCAGCACCTCAGGACCCGTGACATCATCAACGTGAGCCACAG gtATTTCAACAGTGGCAGTGCTCCTCTAGAATGTGACAAGGAGTTCTGGGACCTGAGGGACAGCGTGGTGCAGTGTGAGCTCCTCATCCTCCGACAGCTCAACTTCCACGTCTCCTTCCAACACCCACAcaag TATTTACTCCACTACCTGTCGTCTGTGAGGTCGCTGGTGAATCGCCACGCTTGGTCTCGAACCCCTGTTGCCGAGACTGCCTGGGCATTGCTTAGAGACTGTTACCACGGACCCATGTGCATCCGCCACGCACCCCAACACATCGCCATAGCAACGCTCTACCTGGCTCTGAACAGCTACGGAGTGGAGCTGCCTGTCGGGGAGAGGGAGtggtggcag gtgctgTGTGAGGACGTGACGAAAGCAGACATTGATGCTGTGATCTCTGACCTTCTGCAACTCTATGACATGGACGCCAAGTGTATCTGA